GATCATTGACGCACAGGATATCCAGAAGTCGTTCGGCGAGTTGCAGATCCTCAAGGGCATCTCCCTGCAAGTACGGCGCGGCGAAGTGGTGGTGCTGATCGGCGCCTCCGGCTCCGGCAAGACCACCTTTATCCGCTGCATCAACCTGCTGGAAGACATCCAGGGCGGGCGCATTCGCGTCAACGGCCGCGCCATGGGCTATCGCGAACGCAGCGACGGCAGCCTGGTACGCGATTCGGAGCGCAACATCGCCCGCCAGCGTCGCGACATCGGCATGGTGTTTCAGCGCTTCAACCTGTTCCCGCACATGACCGCGCTGGAGAACATCATCGAAGCGCCGATCCAGGTGCTCGGCGTGCCGCGTGCGGCGGCGCTGGAACAGGCGCGCGGCTTGCTGGCGCGGGTCGGCCTGGCGGACAAGGCCAGCCACTACCCGTCGATGCTCTCCGGCGGCCAGCAGCAACGGGTGGCGATTGCCCGTGCTTTGGCGATGAAACCCCAGGCCATGCTGTTTGACGAACCCACCAGCGCTCTCGACCCTGAAACCGTCGGCGAGGTCCTGCAGGTGATGAAGGAGCTGGCCGAGGAGGGCATGACCATGGTGGTGGTCACCCATGAAATGGGCTTTGCCCGCGAAGTGGCCGACCGCGTGGTGGTGCTCGATCAGGGCGAGCTGATCGAACAAGGGCCGCCGGAACAGATTTTCAGCCACCCCAGCCATCCACGTACCCGGGCGTTTCTCAGCCGTGTGTTATGACCTTTTTTGAAGAGCCTTTGCCATGTTGAAATTCTCCGCTCACGAGTATCCCTATCCGTCGCAACGCCAAAGCGTTTTCGCCCGTCGCGGCATGGTCGCGGCGTCGCAGCCTCTGGCGGCACAGGCCGGTATCCAGATCATGCAGAAGGGTGGCAATGCCATCGATGCCGCGATTGCCACGGCGGCGGCCCTCACTGTGGTTGAACCCACCGGCTGCGGCCTGGGCGGCGATGCATTTGCCCTGGTGTGGTGCAGGGGCCAGTTGCATGGCCTCAATGGCAATGGACACGCGCCGGCCGCCTTGAGTATCGAAGCGGTCAAGGCGGCGGGGCACACACAGATGCCGCTGTACGGCTGGACCCCGGTTACGGTGCCGGGTTGCCCGTCGGCGTGGGCCGAGTTGTCGAAACGCTTCGGTAAGTTGCCGTTTGCCGATTTGCTGCAACCAGCGATCAGCCTGGCACGCGACGGTTTTCCGCTGTCGCCGGTGGTTGCCCACCAATGGCAGATCTCCTTGAACGAATTCGGCCCGCACCGCGATGACGTGCTGCAAGCTTGGTTCGATACGTTCCTCGTCGACGGGCACGCACCCCAAGCGGGCGAAATTTTCCGCAACCCGGCCCAGGCCCGCACCCTGGAAGAACTCGCCGCCACCGGCTGCGAAAGCCTGTATCGCGGCGCTCTGGCCGAGCGCCTGGATGCGCATTCGCGCGCCAGCGGCGGCTACCTGCGCGCCAGCGACCTCAAGGATTACCGCGCGCAGTGGGTGGAGCCGATCCACATCAATTACCGTGGTGTCGACGTTTGGGAAATCCCGCCGAGCGGCCAGGGCCTGGTGGCGTTGATGGCGCTGAAGATCCTCGAAGGCTTCAACTTCGATCACCGCGACAGCCAGCAGACCTGGCACCGCCAACTGGAGGCGATGAAGCTCGCCTACAGCGACGGCCTGCACTACATCACTGACCCGGCGCACATGCGCGTGGCGGTGGCCGACCTGCTCAGCGATGACTACAGCACCCGCCGCCGTGACCAGATCGGCGAGCAGGCCCAGCCGCCCAAACCCGGCGACCCCCATGCCAGCGGCACGGTGTACCTGGCCACGGCGGATGCCGAAGGCAATATGGTCTCGTTCATCCAGAGCAATTACCACGGCTTCGGCTCCGGCGTAGTGCTGCCCGACAGCGGCATCGCCCTGCAGAATCGCGGGCAGGAATTCAGCCTTGATGAGGCGCATGCCAACTGCCTGGCACCGGGCAAGAAAACCTTCCACACCATCATCCCGGGCTTCCTCAGCAAGGACGGCAAGGCCCTTGGACCGTTCGGCGTGATGGGCGGCTATATGCAGCCCCAGGGCCACGTGCAGATGGTGATGAACCTGGTGGACTTCGGCCTCAACCCCCAGGCGGCATTGGACGCGCCGCGCTGGCAATGGCTGGGCGACATGAAGGTCGGCATCGAACACGGTGCTTCACGCGACATGGTCAATGCGCTGGCGCGGCGCGGGCACAAGGTACAGACCGACAGCGACCTGACCGACTACGGGCGTGGGCAGATCATCCTGCGCGACCCGGTCACCGGCGTGTTGTGCGGCGGCACTGAGCCACGGGCGGATTCGCATATCGCGGCGTGGTAACGGTTGCCTGATTGCCATCCTTTTACCCATCGAGTAAGCGGGAGAGCACTGTGTTCAATAGTGAGTTGGGCGCGCACGTTGCACTGGTCAGCGGTGCCGGAAGTGAAGCCGGGATCGGCATGGCCATCGCTCGCAGACTGGCTGCATCCGGAGTGAAGTTGATCATTACGGCGAGCAGTCAGCGTATTTCGCAGCGGATTGAAGAGCTGCGAGCTGAAGGGTTCGAAGTGGAAGGCCGGCCAGCTGACCTCACTGATGAATGTCAGGTGCGTGATTTGAGCCTGTGGGCAGAGTCCGTCTGGGGACGGGTGGATATTCTGGTGAACAATGCCGGCATGGCCATGCAAGGAAGCCCTGAGGTGTTCTCGGAATTGGCAACGATGGAACTGCAGGAGTGGAATCTTTCACTGGGCAGAAACCTGACCACAGCCTTTCTTCTGACGCGAGCCGTTCTGCCCGGTATGAGGGCGCGAAATTACGGGCGCATCATCAATATCAGCTCCACCACAGGCACTCGGTGCAGCAACCCGGGCGAGGCGGCTTATAGCGCCGCCAAGGCCGCGATGGTAGGCATGAGCATGGGGCTTGCGCTTGAAGTCGCCAGGCAAGGGGTCACCGTCAACAGCGTCGCGCCGGGCTGGATTACCACAGGGTCAACCTCACCCGTTGAAGCCGAGGCGGGACGCTTCACCCCGATGGGCCGGGCAGGCAGCCCTCACGAAGTGGCTGCGGCGGTTGCATTTCTGGCGTCGCCTGAATCCAGTTACATCACCGGTGAAGTCATTGTGGTGGATGGCGGGAACTGTTTGGTCGAGAACAAAGCCCCTCGGGCCTGAACTTAAAGATGGGGGCGGTGGAGTGTTCCTGTCTGAACGACGACGTTTAACTGATTTTTGTCATTAACACAGGGTGTTGATCATGTCGAAAAGTGGAATTAGTGAATCAGCGATTGCTGCGTTTACCGCCTCCGAGCGTGAGCGTTTCATAGAAAGCAACCCAGCGTCGATGGCGCTGGCCAAGCGTGCCAGGGCGAATCTGTTCAACGGTGTGCCCATGCACTGGATGAGCGACTGGTCGATGCCTTCGCCGCTGTTCGTGCAGCGTGCCAAAGGTGCACGCTTCACCGATGTTGATGACCATGAGTACATTGACTTTTGCCTGGGCGACACCGGCACGATGTTCGGCCATTCACCTGATCCTGTTGCCCGCGCCATCGCCGAGCAGGCGAACAATGGCTTGACCACGATGCTGCCCGGCGAGGACGCGGTGGTGTGCGGCGAGTTGCTGGCTCAGCAATTTGGGCTGCCTTACTGGCAAGTGACCGCGAATGCGACTGACGCCAACCGTTATGTGCTGCGCTGGGCGCGCGCCATCACCAAACGCAATGTCCTGCTGGTGTTCGACGGCTGCTATCACGGCACCGTGGATGACGTGATGGTGCGCTACCGCGACGGCAAGACAGTGCACCGTCCGGGTCTTGTGGGCCAGGCCTACGACTTGAGCCAGTACAGTCGATCCATCCCCTTCAACGATGTCGCCGCACTGGAGGCTGCGTTAGCTCAGGGCGATGTGTGCGCGCTGATGTGCGAGCCGGCGATGACGAACATCGGCATGGTCCTGCCCGATCCTGGGTTCATGCAAAAGTGCCGAGAATTGACCCGCCAATATGGCAGCCTGCTGGTCATTGATGAGACTCACACGATTTCCACGGGCTTGGGTGGATGCACGCGCCAATGGGCGTTGGAACCCGACTTTTTCGTGGTGGGTAAACCCATCGCAGGGGGCATGCCTTGCGCTGTGTTTGGCGTGACCGAGGAAGTTGCCCGGGCCATGCGCGACGTGCAGATGAGCGCAGAGGGCGGCGGCCATGGACACAGTGGCATGGGAACAACGCTGTCCGCCAACTCGCTGGCGATGCGCTGCATGCGCGCCAGTCTTGAAGAGGTCATGACCGACGGAGCCTACCAGCACATGCTGTCTGTCGCCTCACGACTGGCGCAGGGATTTCGCGCGTTGTTCAAGCGCCACCAACTGAACTGGTCTGTCACCGAGTTGGGCGCTCGTTGTGAGTTTCAATTCTGTGCCACGTCGCCCAGAACCGGTGCGCAAGCCGAGGCGGCTTTTCATGACAGCCTTCAAATGGCGCTGCACCTCTACCTGATCAATCGCGGCATCCTGATCACACCTTTTCACAACATGACCCTGTGCTGTCCACAAACAAGTGATGCAGATATCGACAGGCTGATCGGTGAACTGGATAACGCGCTGACCACGCTGCTTGCGCTGCCGGGAGCCCGGGTCCTCTCTTCATAAGTGGATGCTGACGCCGCCGTTTTTTCAAATACTGCCAAGGCGCTTGAATGAGCGCCAAGAGGTTTGACATGCAATTTTCTGATAGAAAAGAGGCCGAGGATTATCTCGCCGCACACCCTGAAGTGCTGAGCATCGAGTTGTTCCTGATCGACGCGAATGGCGTGCCACGGGGCAAACTGTTGCATCGTAACGAGCTGCTGGCGATCTATGAAAATGGTCGGCCACTGCCAAGCTCCATTCTTGCCTTGACCGTACAGGGTGAAGACGTGGACGAGACTGGCCTGGTCTGGGATGTCGCTGACGCTGATTGCTGGACCTATCCCTTGCCGGGGAGCCTGACCCTGCAACCCTGGCGCGCCCAACCAACCGGTCAAGTGCAGGTGAGCATGCACCCCACCCAGGGTCTTCCCGCCGCGCCCGTCGACCCGCGCCATGTACTGGTGAGCACCATCGAGCGGCTCAAAGCCGATGGCTTCCATCCGGTAATGGCCGTTGAGTTGGAGTTTTACCTGCTGGACCAACAGCGCGACGTCAACGGCCGACCGCAGCCGGCGCAGCAAACCAATGGCGTACGTCCGGTGGCTCCGCAGGTGTATGGCGTATACGAACTCGAACAGGTTCAACCGTTTCTTGATGACCTCTACGCAGCGTGCGCGCTGCAGGGCTTACCGGTGCGTACGGCGATCTCCGAGTATGCGCCGGGTCAGCTCGAGTTGACGCTGGAGCATCGTTTCGACGCACTCCAGGCCATCGATGAAGGCGTACGTTACAAACGCCTGGTCAAGGGTGTCGCCAACAAACACGGGCTGCAAGCGTGCTTCATGGCCAAGCCATTCAGCGATCAGGCCGGCAGCGGTCTGCACCTGCACGTCAGCCTGGCCGACGAGGAGGGCAACAACCTGTATGCGAGCGAAGATCCGCAGGGCACGCCGCTGTTGCGTCACTCCATTGGCGGGATGATGGCAACCTTGTTCGACTCGCTGGCGATCTTTTGCCCCCATGCCAACTCCTATCGCAGGTTTCAGACCGGCAGTTACGCGCCGCTGGCCAAAAGCTGGGGCGTCAACAATCGTACGGTGTCGTTCCGCGTGCCCGGTGGCCCTGCGATCAGTCGGCACATTGAACACCGCATTTGCGGTGCCGATGCCAACCCCTATCTCGCTGCTGCCGCGTTGCTGGCGGGCATTCACCACGGCATCACGCATCAGAGCGATCCTGGCGCTGCGATTGTGGGCAACGGCTATGAACAGGCGACCGATTTTTTACCCACCGACTGGCTGACCGCGTTGCAGGCACTGGAACGCTCTACCTGGGCTCGCGAGGCGCTGGGCGCTGAATTCCTCAAGGTGTACCTGGCGATCAAGTGGCGCGAGTTCCGTACCTTCAATGCCGAGGTCGGCGAGCAGGACTGGCGCTGGTACCTCACTCACGCATGAATGTCGCCCCGTCAGCGTGTCTTGAAACGGACCGCTGAGGGCACCTCTTTCCGAGTTATCCAGAGATAAACCATGAACCATGCGCTCAAGTTCTACATCGATGGCCAGTGGGTCGACACCCAGTCGGGCAACACCCTGGAGGTGATCGACCCTTCCACCGAGCAAGCCTTCATCAGCATCGCGGTGGGCAACGCGGCGGATGTGGACAGCGCGGTAAACGCTGCTGCCAGGGCCTTTCCCGCGTTCTCTGTAACCCCCGTCGGCGAACGCCTGGCACTGCTCAAAAACATCCTGCGGGTCTACAACCTGCGCTACGAAGACCTGGTCAAGGCCGTCAGCCAGGAGATGGGCGCGCCGTTGCATTTTGCCCGTGACTCACAAGTCTGGAGTGGCCGCGCGCACCTGGAGTCGACCATCAGTGCCCTGGAGACGTTCCAGTTCAACGAAGTGCACGGCATTACTCAGGTGATGCGTGAAGCCATCGGCGTCTGCGCCCTGATCACGCCCTGGAACTGGCCGCTGAACCAGATCGTCTGCAAGGTCGCGCCCGCCATTGCCGCCGGTTGCACCGTGGTGCTCAAACCCAGTGAGATCGCGCCTCTGACCGGCATCATCTTCGCCGAAATCATGCATGAGGCGGGCGTGCCGGCCGGGGTGTTCAACCTGCTTAACGGCACCGGGCCGGATGTGGGCCATTACATGGCCAGCCACCCGAAAGTCGATATGGTCTCGTTCACCGGTTCCACCCGCGCAGGTATTCTTGTCGCCAAGGCAGCGGCCGATACGGTTAAGCGCGTGGCTCAGGAGTTGGGCGGTAAATCGGCCAATATCCTGCTGGAAGACGCAGACTTTGATGTGGCGGTGGCCAAGGGGGTTAAGGGCTGCTTTTCGAACTCCGGGCAATCCTGCAATGCGCCGACCCGCATGCTGGTACCACGCGCGCAGCATGCCCGTGCCCTGCAGATTGCCAAAATAACCGCCGAGCAGCTGGTTACCGGCAACCCGCAGGAGGCCAGCACGAATCTCGGTCCGGTCATCAGCGACGCACAGTTCGCCAAGATTCAGAGCCTGATCGCCATCGGTATCGAGGAGGGCGCCACCTTGGTGACTGGCGGTCTGGGCCGTCCTGAGGGCCTGGACAAGGGCTACTATGTGCGACCCACCGTGTTCGGCGACGTGACCGCGCAGATGACCATTGCCCGCGAAGAAATCTTCGGCCCCGTGCTGTCGATCATTGCCTATGACAGCGAAGCGCAGGCCATCGAAATGGCCAACGACACCGTCTACGGCCTGGCCGCCTACATACAGTCCGGTAATATCGAGCATGCCCGCGCCGTTGCCAAACAGATGCGTGTCGGCTCGGTGTACCTGAATTACCCGGTCTGGGACACGCTCGCACCGTTTGGCGGCTACAAACAATCCGGCAATGGCCGCGAGTATGCGGGGTGGGGCATTCACGACTTTCTGGAAATCAAGGGCGTGGTCGGTTGGAGCGACTGACCACTGAACGGGCAACAGTTACGCCCTGAGCTGAACATGGGTCGTAACTGTTGCAGGGGGACACTTTATTTTCGGTAGTCTAAGCTCACCCTCAGGAGACTCATAATGTGCGCTATCGGCAATCAGCAATGTTCTCCATTGGCTGTGGGTAGAAGCCAATATCCTTGCGTAGAGTTACACCTTTTTTTGATCTTGAAATACTCTAAAAACAAGTCCAGAATTGAGTCCTTTCTTACTTCGGAAAGAAAATAAACCCCTTAGATTTCAATGAGTCGGACACCAGATACGAGTCTCGTTTCCCGCTCCCAAGATTCAGAAAAAAGCCACTGAGATGAGTGGCTTTTTTTGTGCCTGGGATTTCCTGATATCAATGGTTGTATGGCGATCGTCTGTTTTGTTTCTGCACTTACCCTACTGCTTGTGCCTCGAAAGAGTCGGTACGTTCTGCATCGCCCAATCGGGCGATGGAAAATTCGAGATTGGGAACGGGCCTAGGTTTATATGCGGTGGGCTTGGGCCGGTGGGGAGGGCGTTTTTGTGACGGTACCAACGGTTAAGAATGTTAATCGTAGGCGAACTGGTCGATCAATCCAAGACGAGGAACATATGTTTTTGGCCGCAATAAAGCGCCTGGAGCGATCACTGCGTTTGCGCCAATCTTGCAGCCATCACCCACCAGCGCTCCGAATTTGCTGACTCCTGTCTCGATCACATAATCTTCGTGGCGGATTTTTATATCAGCCCCGTCCAGTTCGTTACGATAGTTTGCGATGATCGCACCGGCTTCAACATTTACCGACTCGCCAATCAATGAGTCGCCAACGAAATTGAAGTGTGCAAGCTTGCTGCCATCCAGCATGAAGGTGCTTTTCAGCTCACAGCTGGGGCCAACAATGCAGTTTCTCCCGAGATACACACCTCCACGAAGGTACGCGCCCGTAGCTACGAAACAGCCCTCGCCGATGATCACTGCGCCCTTCAGTACGGCTCCTTGCTCAATGACGGCAGTTTCATGAACAGCAATATTGCCTTGACGCCGGTATCCCGCGCCAAGCGCTTCAAGCAATGCCAGGATCCGATTCTCGCAATCCTGAGCCACCGCCCAAGGGGCAGCAGAGCCCATGCCCAGCAATGGCCATTGCTTGATGTAATCATCGACTTTTGGTGATTTCATAAAAGATCTTCCGAAAAGTGAGCTTGGTTATGCCTGCCTTGCGCCCATTGGACGTAATCACGCGGATGTTGCGCCGGCGTTTTGATTCATTCGGGAGCCTTCACAAGCACAGCCGGTTCCCGATTGCTCAAGCGTTCTCTTTAAGCCCGCGCACATCACCCAAGGAATCGCGCTGCATCGACTGCAGGTTCTTTTCGATGGTTTCGCACAGCGCTTCCATCTGGATCTGATGTTCGCTGTGGCGAAACGGGCTCTGCAGATCGGTGCCGATGCGCTCGATTGCCAGCAGCATAAACCCAACCACGGTCGAAGCCAGCGGCGTGAACCAGCCCAGGGATTCCACCAGTCCAACCGGCACAATCAGGCAGAACAGCGAGATAAACAGCCGTGGAAAATACACATAAGGGTAGGGCAGCGGCGTATTCGCGATCCGCTCCATGCCGCCCTGACTGTTGGACAGGTCCACCAGCGTCGACTCAAGACGCGCCAGGCGAATACTGTCCAGGTGCCCGGCCTGGTATTCCCGCGCGAGCAAAGTCGCCGAGCCGGTGAGGATATCGTTGGCAAAGTTATTGGTCGTGCCACTGCGGGCAAACTCTTCGGCCGGAATAAAGGCGCGCACCTCCTCGGGACAAGGCTGGCCTTGCAGATGCGCGGCGAGGCAATTCACATAAGCGACGTGGCGGCGCAACAGGGTCGACTTGACCGGATTCACCTCGCTGTCGGCGTCGTCCAGCAGCGTCAGCACCTGACGGGCGAAGCTGCGTGAGTTGTTGATCATCGTCCCCCACAGCGTCCGCGCTTCCCACCAGCGGTTGTAAGCACTGCTGTTGCGGAAACTGATCAACACCACCAACGCCGAGCCGAGCAAGGTCAGCGGCATCAGCGGCAGGTTCAGCTTGGCGTTGAGAAATAGCATGAAGTCCACCGTGACGGCGATGTCCCAGAGCAACAACCAGAACAACGCCCAGCCCACATAGCCCATGGTCTTGACGATCAGACGGTAATTTTTGACGATGGCAGCTTTCAAACGGAACCTCGTGGCGAGCAGTTAGCTTAAACGCTTAAGCTCGGACGATGCTTGGGGGCAAAGGTTCGGTTGGCGCGGGAAGCATGACATTTTGGTCGATGTATGCGCAAAGGTCGAAATGTTGTTTGCCCACCTCAAAGGCATCCTGGAATTGGATCGCCTGCGACTACGATTCTTAATGGAAAGCGCAAGCATCAAGCCATAACGTCAATCAATGTGGACTAGAGTTATCCCCGTCTAAAACATGCTGAAAGAGGACTGTGAAATGGAAGATTCACTCCGCTCCCCCCAGAACTCGCCACTCAAGACGGGTCTGGTTACCGTAGGCTACACCGGTGTAGATGAGCCCGGTCGCATAGTGGCGGACGCCGATGGCTCTATCTGGTTCGCGGGGTACAGCTCATCCTATTCCTTCGATGATGATTATTGGGCGGCCGACTACCGGGCTACCCTGAGCAAGTTCAATCCTGACGGCACTGTCGATACGAGCTTCAGTGACGATGGCAAAAGCTTTTTAGGCCCTTACGTCAGCTATTGGTATGGCGGTGCTGCCGAGTTTGGCGGCGGGGCAGCGGTGCAGTTAGGTGGAAAGTACCTTGTGATCGACTCAGGCTCCAAGGCAACGGTATCGCGATTCAATATCGACGGTGCCCTTGATAAAAGCTTTGGCGAAGGTGGCAGGGTGGTTACCCCAGTGGGCGACGATGCGCAAAATGCAATCGCGGTGCTGGCAGACGGCAGCATCCTGGTAGGTTTTTCTGCTGTGGACGACGAAAGTTACACGGAAATTGCGCGCCTCACGCCAGACGGTGAAATCGACCTGAGCTTTGGCGGCGACGGGCGCCTGGAGATTGCTGGCGTAGGAAATTATTCTCCCTTCGGCTTGACGCTCCAGCAGGACGGCAAGGTTCTGTTGACTTCCACTCAAGGCATAGTCCGTGTGAACGCTGATGGAACATTGGACAAGGAATTTGATGTCGACGGCATCGCGTCCTATTCGAAGGGTTCCGCTTCAGGGGTCACCGTACAGGCCGACGGAAAGATTCTCGTCCTTGGCAGTTTCGAGAATGGGGCGGGCATTTATCGCCTCAATCCCGACGGCAGTCTCGATACTACCTTCGGTGGCAGTGGGCAGCTGGCCGACGGTTTCGCCGCGCCGGGCATCAGTGGAAGAGATGCCGTGGTGCTTGCTGACGGTCGAATCCTCGTTTCCGGAACAGTTTCCACCTTTGCTGATGGGACCAATCTTGGCATTATGCGGCTGGACCCGGATGGCAACCTTGATACAACCTTTGGGAATCCTGACGACGGCTACAGGCACCTTACCGGTGGTACAGCGGATAATCTGTTAGTAGGTACCCACTCCTACAACTATGCAATTTCAGGTGGAGCCGGCAACGATCTGATCGATGGCCGTGGTGGCCGCGACCTGCTCACCGGGGGTGAGGGCGATGACGTGTTCCGCTTCCAGTCGATGACGGACAGCTTCCGAACCGCTGATACTGCCTTTAGTGATCGAATCCGCGACTTCAATGCAGACGAGGATATGCTGGATCTTTCAGCGCTTGGTTTTACGGCGTTGGGTAATGGTCATGGGGGAACGCTTGCATTGAAGGTGAACGAGGAGGGCACGCG
The Pseudomonas marvdashtae genome window above contains:
- a CDS encoding amino acid ABC transporter ATP-binding protein, with translation MAHQSEELIIDAQDIQKSFGELQILKGISLQVRRGEVVVLIGASGSGKTTFIRCINLLEDIQGGRIRVNGRAMGYRERSDGSLVRDSERNIARQRRDIGMVFQRFNLFPHMTALENIIEAPIQVLGVPRAAALEQARGLLARVGLADKASHYPSMLSGGQQQRVAIARALAMKPQAMLFDEPTSALDPETVGEVLQVMKELAEEGMTMVVVTHEMGFAREVADRVVVLDQGELIEQGPPEQIFSHPSHPRTRAFLSRVL
- a CDS encoding gamma-glutamyltransferase family protein; amino-acid sequence: MLKFSAHEYPYPSQRQSVFARRGMVAASQPLAAQAGIQIMQKGGNAIDAAIATAAALTVVEPTGCGLGGDAFALVWCRGQLHGLNGNGHAPAALSIEAVKAAGHTQMPLYGWTPVTVPGCPSAWAELSKRFGKLPFADLLQPAISLARDGFPLSPVVAHQWQISLNEFGPHRDDVLQAWFDTFLVDGHAPQAGEIFRNPAQARTLEELAATGCESLYRGALAERLDAHSRASGGYLRASDLKDYRAQWVEPIHINYRGVDVWEIPPSGQGLVALMALKILEGFNFDHRDSQQTWHRQLEAMKLAYSDGLHYITDPAHMRVAVADLLSDDYSTRRRDQIGEQAQPPKPGDPHASGTVYLATADAEGNMVSFIQSNYHGFGSGVVLPDSGIALQNRGQEFSLDEAHANCLAPGKKTFHTIIPGFLSKDGKALGPFGVMGGYMQPQGHVQMVMNLVDFGLNPQAALDAPRWQWLGDMKVGIEHGASRDMVNALARRGHKVQTDSDLTDYGRGQIILRDPVTGVLCGGTEPRADSHIAAW
- a CDS encoding SDR family NAD(P)-dependent oxidoreductase; translated protein: MAIARRLAASGVKLIITASSQRISQRIEELRAEGFEVEGRPADLTDECQVRDLSLWAESVWGRVDILVNNAGMAMQGSPEVFSELATMELQEWNLSLGRNLTTAFLLTRAVLPGMRARNYGRIINISSTTGTRCSNPGEAAYSAAKAAMVGMSMGLALEVARQGVTVNSVAPGWITTGSTSPVEAEAGRFTPMGRAGSPHEVAAAVAFLASPESSYITGEVIVVDGGNCLVENKAPRA
- a CDS encoding aspartate aminotransferase family protein gives rise to the protein MSKSGISESAIAAFTASERERFIESNPASMALAKRARANLFNGVPMHWMSDWSMPSPLFVQRAKGARFTDVDDHEYIDFCLGDTGTMFGHSPDPVARAIAEQANNGLTTMLPGEDAVVCGELLAQQFGLPYWQVTANATDANRYVLRWARAITKRNVLLVFDGCYHGTVDDVMVRYRDGKTVHRPGLVGQAYDLSQYSRSIPFNDVAALEAALAQGDVCALMCEPAMTNIGMVLPDPGFMQKCRELTRQYGSLLVIDETHTISTGLGGCTRQWALEPDFFVVGKPIAGGMPCAVFGVTEEVARAMRDVQMSAEGGGHGHSGMGTTLSANSLAMRCMRASLEEVMTDGAYQHMLSVASRLAQGFRALFKRHQLNWSVTELGARCEFQFCATSPRTGAQAEAAFHDSLQMALHLYLINRGILITPFHNMTLCCPQTSDADIDRLIGELDNALTTLLALPGARVLSS
- a CDS encoding glutamine synthetase family protein, with product MQFSDRKEAEDYLAAHPEVLSIELFLIDANGVPRGKLLHRNELLAIYENGRPLPSSILALTVQGEDVDETGLVWDVADADCWTYPLPGSLTLQPWRAQPTGQVQVSMHPTQGLPAAPVDPRHVLVSTIERLKADGFHPVMAVELEFYLLDQQRDVNGRPQPAQQTNGVRPVAPQVYGVYELEQVQPFLDDLYAACALQGLPVRTAISEYAPGQLELTLEHRFDALQAIDEGVRYKRLVKGVANKHGLQACFMAKPFSDQAGSGLHLHVSLADEEGNNLYASEDPQGTPLLRHSIGGMMATLFDSLAIFCPHANSYRRFQTGSYAPLAKSWGVNNRTVSFRVPGGPAISRHIEHRICGADANPYLAAAALLAGIHHGITHQSDPGAAIVGNGYEQATDFLPTDWLTALQALERSTWAREALGAEFLKVYLAIKWREFRTFNAEVGEQDWRWYLTHA
- a CDS encoding aldehyde dehydrogenase family protein; the protein is MNHALKFYIDGQWVDTQSGNTLEVIDPSTEQAFISIAVGNAADVDSAVNAAARAFPAFSVTPVGERLALLKNILRVYNLRYEDLVKAVSQEMGAPLHFARDSQVWSGRAHLESTISALETFQFNEVHGITQVMREAIGVCALITPWNWPLNQIVCKVAPAIAAGCTVVLKPSEIAPLTGIIFAEIMHEAGVPAGVFNLLNGTGPDVGHYMASHPKVDMVSFTGSTRAGILVAKAAADTVKRVAQELGGKSANILLEDADFDVAVAKGVKGCFSNSGQSCNAPTRMLVPRAQHARALQIAKITAEQLVTGNPQEASTNLGPVISDAQFAKIQSLIAIGIEEGATLVTGGLGRPEGLDKGYYVRPTVFGDVTAQMTIAREEIFGPVLSIIAYDSEAQAIEMANDTVYGLAAYIQSGNIEHARAVAKQMRVGSVYLNYPVWDTLAPFGGYKQSGNGREYAGWGIHDFLEIKGVVGWSD
- a CDS encoding transferase; the encoded protein is MKSPKVDDYIKQWPLLGMGSAAPWAVAQDCENRILALLEALGAGYRRQGNIAVHETAVIEQGAVLKGAVIIGEGCFVATGAYLRGGVYLGRNCIVGPSCELKSTFMLDGSKLAHFNFVGDSLIGESVNVEAGAIIANYRNELDGADIKIRHEDYVIETGVSKFGALVGDGCKIGANAVIAPGALLRPKTYVPRLGLIDQFAYD
- a CDS encoding bestrophin family protein — encoded protein: MKAAIVKNYRLIVKTMGYVGWALFWLLLWDIAVTVDFMLFLNAKLNLPLMPLTLLGSALVVLISFRNSSAYNRWWEARTLWGTMINNSRSFARQVLTLLDDADSEVNPVKSTLLRRHVAYVNCLAAHLQGQPCPEEVRAFIPAEEFARSGTTNNFANDILTGSATLLAREYQAGHLDSIRLARLESTLVDLSNSQGGMERIANTPLPYPYVYFPRLFISLFCLIVPVGLVESLGWFTPLASTVVGFMLLAIERIGTDLQSPFRHSEHQIQMEALCETIEKNLQSMQRDSLGDVRGLKENA
- a CDS encoding M10 family metallopeptidase C-terminal domain-containing protein, with product MEDSLRSPQNSPLKTGLVTVGYTGVDEPGRIVADADGSIWFAGYSSSYSFDDDYWAADYRATLSKFNPDGTVDTSFSDDGKSFLGPYVSYWYGGAAEFGGGAAVQLGGKYLVIDSGSKATVSRFNIDGALDKSFGEGGRVVTPVGDDAQNAIAVLADGSILVGFSAVDDESYTEIARLTPDGEIDLSFGGDGRLEIAGVGNYSPFGLTLQQDGKVLLTSTQGIVRVNADGTLDKEFDVDGIASYSKGSASGVTVQADGKILVLGSFENGAGIYRLNPDGSLDTTFGGSGQLADGFAAPGISGRDAVVLADGRILVSGTVSTFADGTNLGIMRLDPDGNLDTTFGNPDDGYRHLTGGTADNLLVGTHSYNYAISGGAGNDLIDGRGGRDLLTGGEGDDVFRFQSMTDSFRTADTAFSDRIRDFNADEDMLDLSALGFTALGNGHGGTLALKVNEEGTRTYLKSYDADPDGQRFELVFDGDLSQQLDANNLLFTPGLLSGSDANDSLFAHGWTETLMGLAGNDTLTGSLGNTSLDGGAGRDLLVGGGGIDAFHFGSVSDSYRTDSVNSADRIFGFEQGVDRIDVSALGFVGLGSGHNGTLQVRTNADNTLTYLRSLETDESGARFEVTLQGSYQFQSESFIFASTHTGIAEIQLLGMSPDYTLA